The segment tttagtggcGTATTTAAAGTGCAGCATAATCTCaacacagatgttaacaatggcaaGGTCAATAAATTcgaaatgtgaaatctgtttgaagaacaaTCCGGTAGttagaaaaggaatagaaatggtACATATCAGAGTGGGTATGGAACCGGGTGATTATTGGCAAattgattttgtagaattacCTAAAAGTCAAGGATACAGGTATTTGTTAGTTGGGGTTGACACCTTTTCTGGATGGCCGGAAGCCTTTCCTTGTCGCACCAACCAAGCtaaggagacagtgaaatggctgctgcGAGAGATTATTCCAAGATTTTGGGTACCCCTAGGCCTGTCTTCAGATAGGGGATCACACTTCGTAGCAGCTATAGTTCAAGAGGTAAGCAAGATGTTAGGAATCTCTTGGAATCTCCACAGTCAAGTggacaagtagaaaagatgaatcagacaatTAAGCGGCAgatcagtaaaatatgtcaggaggcTAAAATTCAATGGCCACAGGCGTTACCAATAGCACTCCTAAGGATAAGAATTAAGCCAAGGAGTGGGATGATAGTAAGCCCTTAtgaaattcttttcagaaaaccCTACGAGGCGCCACAACCTAACCTCAATATGCATATAAAAGGTGGGCAAGATGTATATAACTATGTGTTATCCCTTGCTAGAACTTTGACGCAGCTGAGGAGTACTCTGGTTTGGAATCGACCCTTTTCATTGGAACACCCAGTGCACAATATCAATCCAGGAGACCAGGTTTACGTCCGTGACTGGGTTGAGGAACCACTGAGAGAACAGTGGAACGGACCATACCTGGTGCTGCTAACTACCTTTACCGCAGTTAAAGTGAAGGGAATTGATTCCTGGATTCACTACACACGGGTAAAGAAGGTTCCCGGAGAGTGGCAAGCAGAAGTAACTGGACCTACAAAGCTGAAACTTACATACCAGAAGGATGTCTAATTACGTCTATGGGACAATCATAATAATATGGTTTCTGATGAATATGACTTTTTCCACAGGCACCCACCGGAAGAATAGAAATGTGAGATATCATCCAGAACAAAATGCCATTCTGTCTTGCACGGTTTGAAATCAGAAAGTGGAAGTAACATCGGGAAAAGGAATCCAATTCGACATTAACAAAGGATTGGAAAAGATAATAGTATCCCATAGAAAAAGGCGAGATATAGAGCCCACTCCAACACCACAGGTAATACACCTCCCCTCAAGGGACCCCGAGGAAAACCTAATAATAGGCTTAATTAAGGATTTTGCAGGAATACAGAATACCAGTAAAATTACTGCTTGCCTTCCAGTTCCTAAGGCAGCGGGGGAACCTATAAACTGGGGAATAATAACTTTCCCTCTGCCGACATCACAGGGAAATAAGACTGAGTGCAAACAAATAACCATAGAAAAGGAACGGCAGGTCAGGGTGAAAGGGGAATGGCTGCCAGAACAGATTTGTAACCAGCTCGCAAACTCCACCTTCATTACTAAGAATTCAGGAGGAGAATTTGGGGTATGTACGTATGATAGAATTATCACAAAAACAGAGACACAATGGGAATgccaagaaagacaaaaacaattAGAATGGGAAACCATTTGGTCAACTAATATCTTGCAAAAATTCCACTATGGTGGTAACACTTCGTGGTGTATCAAATGGGAGGGAAAGCAGGACGCAACAATTCCAACCGAAACCCTTTTGGCCAATAATGGAGTTAGTCGAGAAGTGATACAAAACGTACCTTGGTGGAATTGTTCTGAAATATGGGACTGTGATTCAAACCCAGATGAAATAACAATACCCCCCGTAAGAGTGGCTTTAAAGGCTGGGTGCGCCTGCCGGGGATACAAAAGTGGAGGACAGATGATCCCCTATCATAAACCAGATTGTAAGTATTCAACTATTAAGAGTATGGGAAATTTTGTATGGGCCAATAGTGATGGAACGTGGACTACCCATTTACCAGTTACGGGGAAGGTTAAAGAAATCACATTAGGCTTACCCACCTTATGCCCAATTTGGAAACGTTCCCCCTTTAAAGGGAAACTGGAAACTCTACAAATCAACAGAATCAAAAGAGATATAAAGGAAGATGATACATGGCAGAAGCCCTCTACAGGAGTGAAGGTAGGATGGGCCCTTGAATCTCTCTTTGCTGCTCCAGTAGCTACTTACCGAAATAGAGACATGATTTACAAATTAATAGGGCAGACTGAAGGGTTAGCTAGAGTTACTAAAAAGGGGTTCAGAGATTTGAATATGCAGCTCAAAGCAACGACAAAAATGactttgcagaacagaaggGCATTAGATATCTTATTATTGAAGGAACATGGCGTTTGCGGATATTTAAAGGATCGAGTTGATCACTGCTGTGTGCATATACCGAATGTAACCATGGATATAGAATATGACATATCTCAACTCAAGAGAATTGaacaagaagctgaagaagaaagaaaagagatcgGCCATAATTGGATAGGAGAATTATTTAATGGATTGGGGATTCATTTAGGCGGGTGGCTACAATCGCTTTTAGAAACTATTTGCACACTCTTGTTAGTATTCCTGGTCATCTACCTAGTATACTTGTGTATCCGTCAAGAAATCACCTGTAACACTAGCTGGACGCATAAGATTATAGGAGCAGTAACCCGGGAATACCCACGACGCCTGACCCCGCCACCGAAGTACTACGAGACTACGAGAATGGAGAACTAaggtgaaaaactgaaaaatggaaataccttcttaatgaaagaaagtatttccaaaggGGGTAAATGTTGGAAAACTCTAGTTTGTCTTACTAAAATGTAGTCGAATAACTAATAGTTCtaacaattctattaaatatagttaaaaactaACTACTCCGTTGAAATTTCGCTTGCTCCAGAGTATAGTCTCCAGGTATCCTCATTTGGGaaggaatgctgaaaactcttACTGAGCCAGAAGA is part of the Cuculus canorus isolate bCucCan1 chromosome 2, bCucCan1.pri, whole genome shotgun sequence genome and harbors:
- the LOC128851353 gene encoding uncharacterized protein LOC128851353 isoform X2 gives rise to the protein MIPYHKPDCKYSTIKSMGNFVWANSDGTWTTHLPVTGKVKEITLGLPTLCPIWKRSPFKGKLETLQINRIKRDIKEDDTWQKPSTGVKVGWALESLFAAPVATYRNRDMIYKLIGQTEGLARVTKKGFRDLNMQLKATTKMTLQNRRALDILLLKEHGVCGYLKDRVDHCCVHIPNVTMDIEYDISQLKRIEQEAEEERKEIGHNWIGELFNGLGIHLGGWLQSLLETICTLLLVFLVIYLVYLCIRQEITCNTSWTHKIIGAVTREYPRRLTPPPKYYETTRMEN